A genomic region of Leptolyngbya sp. NIES-2104 contains the following coding sequences:
- a CDS encoding PP2C family serine/threonine-protein phosphatase, which yields MNDLSWRCEGRSIQGASHQRTGLVNQDAIRCETLTIDQQQALMMVVSDGHGGQSYFRSHIGSAIAVKIAAKIVKQSRLLQQIDLLPQQIVEQWRRSVMNHVSQHPFTAAEWERLEVQELWQGESRSQIEQDPTIAYGATLLMVVITKKFALYLQIGDGDILCVHSDGTIQHPLPPDPRLMANRTISLCTPQVWKEGRFKLIETALPAMILASTDGYANSYATDEDFQQIGADYLRKIRKEGFDHVLANLPLILQETSRRGSGDDVTLGVMYLENSALSETAIAPRSTAIKSPISVSAPKKRSWIWITPIPVLIAAMGYFVFLQQQSMTKTVPPAMAPAAIQTPVQMKPSPSPKPSLKAKPKKTQEKAIDDFAFRFSDTESIC from the coding sequence ATGAATGATTTATCTTGGCGCTGCGAAGGTCGATCGATCCAAGGCGCATCGCATCAGAGAACGGGATTGGTCAATCAAGATGCAATCCGCTGTGAAACACTGACGATCGATCAGCAGCAAGCTTTGATGATGGTGGTTTCGGATGGACACGGGGGACAGTCTTATTTTCGTAGTCACATTGGTTCAGCGATCGCGGTTAAGATTGCTGCAAAGATAGTAAAACAGTCTCGATTGTTGCAGCAGATCGACCTTTTACCGCAGCAGATTGTAGAACAGTGGCGCAGAAGTGTGATGAATCATGTTTCGCAACATCCTTTTACTGCGGCAGAGTGGGAACGGCTTGAGGTGCAGGAACTTTGGCAAGGTGAATCGCGATCGCAAATCGAACAAGATCCGACGATCGCTTATGGTGCAACTTTGCTTATGGTTGTTATTACAAAGAAGTTTGCTCTCTATTTGCAGATTGGCGATGGTGATATTCTCTGTGTTCACTCTGATGGAACAATTCAGCATCCGCTACCCCCTGATCCGCGATTGATGGCAAACCGAACCATTTCCCTCTGTACGCCGCAAGTCTGGAAAGAGGGACGATTCAAGCTTATAGAAACTGCTTTGCCAGCGATGATACTTGCTTCTACTGATGGTTATGCGAATTCTTATGCAACCGATGAGGACTTTCAGCAAATCGGTGCAGATTATCTTAGAAAGATTCGGAAAGAGGGCTTCGATCACGTCCTTGCAAATTTGCCGCTAATTCTACAAGAAACATCACGCCGAGGTAGCGGGGATGATGTCACGCTCGGAGTGATGTATTTGGAAAATTCTGCTTTATCTGAAACTGCGATCGCGCCCCGTTCAACTGCGATCAAGTCACCAATCAGCGTAAGTGCTCCGAAAAAGCGATCGTGGATTTGGATTACGCCCATCCCGGTTCTAATTGCTGCAATGGGCTACTTTGTCTTTTTGCAACAGCAATCGATGACGAAAACGGTTCCGCCTGCGATGGCTCCCGCTGCAATTCAAACACCTGTTCAGATGAAGCCATCTCCGTCACCGAAACCGTCTCTGAAAGCGAAGCCGAAAAAGACTCAGGAAAAAGCGATCGACGACTTCGCATTTCGATTCAGTGATACCGAATCCATCTGTTAA
- a CDS encoding PhnD/SsuA/transferrin family substrate-binding protein — translation MNSTARDILRDLVKELGSNIADNPQQWRGYLNDRLAHYQLERKALTTALNEHVPEELMSTQLSISPQVQVERLTSRLVEQLGLQPDIARWAVESWALALGVLKEARSPMSQKTKINTVTVVGKNITKRRLAMGVIAVSTIAGIGFLAPKLLPKSAIAVGGNTTTVQNSTSLSRVTVGVYVPVLSNSSQAPGNPQPNQPTFNPKEGYQKFVEYLKGDLAKRFGRDIDVKVEFIEATGRESFDQVRSKLKNQEWDIAFTLNPLLSAAAIQNNYLFAARMQPSNTESFQIGLVTRNDSPIKTLDDLNRNSDYTIALGTPDSPFFYLPVYGSYGRALRVEPNNTTPVASGINVLEGRADVGVLPVQWITEEPSKDLPERFKAVRQRLRGGLRLLNGSLAIPTAGVYVSPKISEVDRETLQKALLEAPEEMRRAARYREGTSGDYRELVRIAERVDQFLTCTDPTRWKSGDRILFSCTNAITGKVNGFGFSDENTDYLTLQVDNGKMHKVIVPKQILSDAGLSDIAKIKRLAVTGVAPNDQGEIRITAASQIKSLPVQ, via the coding sequence ATGAACAGCACAGCAAGAGACATTCTAAGAGATTTGGTAAAAGAACTCGGTAGCAATATTGCAGATAACCCGCAACAGTGGCGAGGATATTTGAACGATCGACTAGCACACTATCAGTTAGAGCGAAAAGCATTAACCACTGCATTAAATGAACATGTTCCAGAGGAACTTATGTCCACGCAGCTATCGATTTCGCCTCAAGTTCAAGTCGAGCGCTTAACCTCGCGATTAGTCGAGCAACTGGGACTCCAGCCTGATATCGCACGCTGGGCAGTTGAATCTTGGGCACTCGCATTAGGAGTATTGAAAGAAGCGCGATCGCCGATGTCGCAAAAAACAAAAATCAACACGGTTACAGTCGTCGGCAAGAACATCACCAAGCGACGACTCGCAATGGGAGTCATTGCAGTGAGTACGATCGCTGGAATCGGTTTCTTGGCTCCGAAACTGCTACCCAAATCCGCGATCGCGGTCGGTGGTAACACAACAACTGTACAAAATTCAACCTCACTCTCTCGTGTCACAGTGGGCGTTTATGTTCCCGTTCTTTCAAATTCGTCTCAAGCGCCCGGAAATCCTCAACCGAATCAGCCTACATTTAATCCGAAAGAAGGCTATCAAAAATTTGTGGAGTATTTGAAAGGGGACTTAGCAAAGCGCTTTGGTCGGGACATTGATGTCAAAGTGGAGTTTATCGAAGCAACCGGACGCGAATCATTTGATCAAGTTCGATCGAAGCTCAAAAATCAAGAATGGGACATTGCTTTTACATTAAATCCGCTACTCTCCGCCGCAGCAATTCAGAATAACTATCTATTTGCAGCCAGAATGCAACCCTCGAATACTGAAAGTTTTCAAATCGGACTCGTGACGCGCAATGATAGCCCGATCAAGACACTGGATGATTTGAATCGGAACTCAGACTATACGATCGCGCTTGGCACTCCAGATAGTCCCTTCTTCTATCTTCCGGTGTACGGGTCTTATGGTCGTGCTTTGCGGGTTGAACCAAACAATACGACTCCCGTTGCTTCTGGAATCAATGTGCTAGAAGGTCGAGCGGATGTAGGAGTGCTACCTGTGCAGTGGATTACCGAGGAGCCTTCTAAAGACCTTCCAGAGCGGTTTAAAGCAGTCCGCCAACGGCTTCGGGGAGGATTGCGCTTGCTAAATGGAAGTCTTGCGATTCCGACCGCTGGTGTGTACGTTTCACCGAAAATTAGTGAAGTCGATCGAGAAACACTACAGAAAGCATTGCTAGAAGCGCCAGAAGAAATGCGTAGAGCGGCTCGATATCGTGAAGGAACATCAGGAGACTATCGTGAGCTAGTGAGAATTGCAGAACGGGTCGATCAATTTTTGACGTGTACTGATCCGACGCGCTGGAAATCAGGCGATCGTATTCTGTTTAGCTGCACGAATGCAATCACGGGTAAAGTCAACGGGTTCGGATTTTCAGATGAGAACACCGACTATCTGACGCTTCAGGTAGACAATGGCAAGATGCACAAAGTGATTGTTCCGAAGCAGATTCTGTCAGATGCTGGACTGTCTGACATTGCGAAAATTAAGCGACTGGCAGTGACAGGAGTGGCTCCAAATGATCAAGGAGAGATTCGCATCACGGCAGCGAGTCAGATTAAATCCTTGCCTGTGCAGTGA
- a CDS encoding S9 family peptidase, producing the protein MKFLTRFVAAVLAVFLISGFMTVAQAADTITPGDNLVVEGIPPIPASLAQTVDRYTQFRSAGMLSWHPQRREILITTRFGDVPQIHRVAFPLGSRQQTTFFTEPVFRAGFQPTKGDYFVFSKDIGGNEFNQLYRYDLASGDVTLLTDGKSRNSGGVWSNKGDRMIYNSTRRTGKDNDFYSIDPANPKSDRLLAQVEGGGWGGMSWSPDDRQLLMMEFVSVNESYLWTLDTNSGEKKLITPKGGKEKVSYQGGMFSKDGKGLYAVSDRESEFQRLAYIDLATLKHTYLTTQIPWDVEEFDLSEDGKLLAYVSNEDGISVLHLIDTATNQEKPLPKLPIGQVSGITWHRNNQDLGFTLVSARSTADAYSLNVVTNKIDRWTESETGGLNTANFSEPELVRWKSFDDRTISGFLYRPPAKFQGKRPVIINIHGGPEAQFRPSFLGRNNYYLNELGAAILFPNVRGSTGYGKTFLQLDNGFLREDSVKDIGALLDWIATQPDLDKDRILVTGGSYGGYMSLAVATNYSDRIRAAINIVGISNFVSFLERTESYRRDLRRVEYGDERDPKMREFLLRISPLNNAQKIKKPLFVVHGKNDPRVPLNEAEQIVKTVRNNGVPVWYLMAKDEGHGFSKKKNVDFQFYSTIMFIKETLLK; encoded by the coding sequence ATGAAATTTCTCACTCGTTTTGTCGCCGCAGTTTTAGCGGTTTTTCTTATTTCTGGATTTATGACAGTCGCACAAGCAGCAGATACCATTACCCCTGGCGATAACCTTGTCGTTGAAGGGATTCCGCCGATTCCAGCATCATTAGCGCAAACGGTCGATCGCTATACACAGTTTCGATCGGCAGGAATGCTCAGTTGGCATCCTCAACGTCGGGAAATCCTGATCACGACTCGATTTGGAGATGTACCTCAAATTCATCGGGTCGCCTTTCCGCTCGGTAGTCGGCAGCAGACGACATTCTTTACAGAGCCAGTTTTTCGAGCTGGATTTCAACCGACAAAAGGCGATTATTTTGTCTTTAGTAAAGATATTGGTGGCAATGAGTTTAATCAACTCTATCGCTATGATTTGGCATCGGGAGATGTCACGCTTTTAACTGATGGTAAGTCGAGAAATAGCGGTGGCGTGTGGTCGAATAAAGGCGATCGCATGATTTACAATTCGACTCGCCGTACCGGGAAAGATAACGATTTTTACAGTATCGATCCGGCGAATCCGAAAAGCGATCGCTTGCTTGCACAAGTTGAAGGGGGCGGTTGGGGTGGTATGAGTTGGTCGCCTGACGATCGACAGTTATTGATGATGGAATTCGTATCGGTTAATGAAAGCTATCTTTGGACATTAGATACGAATTCAGGTGAGAAGAAACTGATCACACCCAAAGGCGGAAAAGAAAAGGTTTCCTATCAAGGAGGTATGTTTAGTAAAGATGGCAAAGGGCTTTATGCCGTGAGCGATCGAGAATCGGAATTTCAGCGGTTAGCCTACATTGATTTGGCAACACTGAAGCATACTTATTTGACCACACAAATTCCTTGGGATGTCGAAGAATTCGATCTTTCCGAAGATGGAAAACTGCTGGCGTATGTTTCAAATGAAGATGGAATCAGTGTCTTGCATTTGATTGATACCGCAACGAATCAAGAAAAGCCTTTACCAAAATTACCGATCGGGCAAGTGAGTGGCATTACTTGGCATCGAAACAACCAAGATTTAGGATTCACTTTGGTTTCAGCGCGATCGACAGCGGATGCTTACTCGTTGAATGTCGTTACGAATAAAATCGATCGCTGGACAGAAAGCGAAACAGGCGGATTAAATACCGCAAACTTTTCTGAGCCTGAATTAGTTCGCTGGAAGAGCTTTGACGATCGAACCATTTCAGGATTTCTCTACCGCCCACCTGCGAAATTCCAAGGTAAACGCCCGGTTATTATTAACATTCACGGTGGACCTGAAGCGCAATTTCGACCGAGTTTTTTAGGGCGAAATAACTATTATCTGAATGAATTGGGCGCTGCAATTCTATTTCCAAATGTGCGCGGCTCAACAGGCTATGGAAAAACATTTTTGCAGCTTGATAATGGCTTTTTGCGCGAAGATTCAGTCAAAGATATTGGCGCGTTACTCGACTGGATCGCAACTCAACCGGACTTAGATAAAGATCGAATTCTGGTAACGGGTGGTAGCTACGGTGGCTATATGTCGCTTGCGGTTGCGACGAATTATAGCGATCGTATTCGTGCCGCGATCAACATTGTCGGTATCTCGAATTTCGTCAGCTTTCTAGAACGAACTGAAAGTTATCGCCGCGATTTACGTCGAGTCGAATACGGTGACGAACGCGATCCAAAAATGCGCGAGTTTTTGTTAAGAATTTCGCCACTTAATAACGCGCAGAAAATCAAAAAGCCGCTCTTTGTCGTTCACGGTAAAAATGATCCGCGAGTTCCGTTGAACGAGGCAGAACAGATTGTGAAAACGGTCAGAAACAACGGTGTTCCTGTTTGGTATCTGATGGCGAAAGATGAAGGACACGGATTTTCTAAGAAGAAAAATGTGGATTTTCAATTCTATTCCACGATCATGTTTATCAAGGAAACGCTGTTGAAATAG
- a CDS encoding FHA domain-containing protein — MQIQFTWDDPITEEQQQYQFETPIAIGREIDQLPKTENGQPVSQLVLLDANRKISRFHAWITVEQNQLIVEDRSANGCSLNGEKFQGQQRLINSGDVLQIGGYDITLTVLQPMSQPTIAEPKLPTIVTPLSQVGAVPQDAARPSTIIFNPETDAIQTQIKPPTPARSSFPPESLFAAERVSVSALHASGFPIDEIEYASIGGGMGSFVFTDMLRISGVKSEQIAVLSIQEKPYKRYETLLRNCQIPRYKRIRSGSDSCPDNIWGFPGYALRDACRSISTGQVGSAFGFLWQVFAEPIADTYTPRARDVFDSMDREAARISWDRMWRYGSVRSIRKTEDGRYVIAYSATRPPGAPNYRFLIARYIHLATGYPALKLLPDLQHYRETTGDLKSVVQGYEPHDHIFEHLEKHGGTLLVRGFGIVGSQILDRVYEARKQNPKITIVHLSRTHKKGNRFGVAKRYVENQWEFQPFNWPKATWGGDMRSRLESSDPLKRRELLEAWGGTTTASRHRWRQIVKQGIQEGWYVLKFGQVEKVERSPDGKPITYVKNRDYPGFDKIEADFVIDCTGLISDPKDNPLLGDMITHYNLDLNPQGRLHVENSFEIKKMRNDRARMYAAGIITLGGPYAPVDTFLGLQYAAHRAVESLARFRAPNVRFIVGLRSVFQWLKWSANQAP, encoded by the coding sequence ATGCAAATTCAATTCACTTGGGATGATCCCATCACTGAAGAACAGCAGCAATACCAATTCGAGACTCCGATCGCAATTGGTCGAGAGATAGACCAGCTTCCTAAAACAGAGAATGGTCAACCTGTTTCTCAACTCGTGCTGCTCGATGCCAATCGCAAAATTTCTCGATTTCATGCTTGGATTACCGTTGAGCAAAACCAGTTGATCGTGGAAGACCGAAGCGCGAATGGTTGCTCGTTGAACGGCGAAAAATTTCAAGGTCAGCAACGCTTGATTAATAGTGGTGATGTTCTGCAAATTGGTGGTTATGACATTACTTTAACGGTTCTGCAACCGATGTCACAGCCGACGATCGCTGAACCGAAATTACCCACGATCGTCACTCCGCTTTCTCAGGTCGGGGCTGTTCCTCAAGATGCAGCGCGACCGTCTACGATTATTTTTAATCCTGAAACGGATGCCATTCAAACCCAGATTAAGCCTCCAACTCCTGCACGTTCATCGTTTCCGCCTGAGTCATTGTTTGCGGCTGAACGGGTCTCGGTTTCTGCACTTCACGCTTCTGGATTTCCGATCGATGAAATTGAATACGCCTCGATCGGGGGCGGCATGGGCAGCTTCGTGTTTACCGATATGCTGCGGATTTCTGGTGTGAAATCTGAGCAAATTGCAGTATTGAGCATTCAGGAAAAGCCGTACAAGCGGTATGAAACACTGTTGCGAAATTGTCAGATTCCCAGATACAAGCGAATTCGATCGGGGTCAGATTCTTGCCCTGACAATATCTGGGGCTTTCCAGGATATGCACTGAGGGATGCTTGTCGATCGATTAGCACGGGACAAGTCGGATCTGCATTCGGATTTTTATGGCAAGTTTTCGCTGAACCGATCGCTGATACTTACACACCGAGAGCCAGAGACGTTTTTGATTCAATGGATCGCGAAGCAGCACGAATTAGCTGGGATCGGATGTGGCGGTATGGCAGTGTGCGGAGCATTCGGAAAACCGAGGATGGACGCTATGTGATTGCATATTCTGCAACTCGTCCGCCAGGTGCACCAAACTATCGATTTTTAATTGCTCGATATATTCATCTTGCAACTGGCTATCCGGCATTGAAACTATTGCCAGATTTACAACACTATCGAGAAACAACAGGCGATTTGAAATCAGTCGTTCAAGGATATGAACCGCATGATCATATTTTTGAGCATTTAGAAAAGCATGGTGGAACATTGTTAGTTCGTGGCTTTGGAATTGTGGGATCGCAGATTCTCGATCGCGTTTACGAAGCTCGGAAGCAGAATCCGAAAATTACGATCGTGCATCTTAGCCGCACGCACAAAAAAGGCAATCGATTCGGAGTCGCGAAACGGTATGTTGAGAACCAGTGGGAGTTTCAGCCGTTTAACTGGCCCAAAGCGACTTGGGGTGGAGATATGCGATCGCGCTTAGAATCGTCTGATCCACTCAAACGGCGAGAACTGTTAGAAGCTTGGGGTGGGACGACGACAGCAAGCCGTCATCGCTGGCGACAGATTGTGAAACAAGGCATTCAAGAAGGATGGTATGTTCTCAAATTCGGTCAAGTGGAAAAGGTCGAACGGAGTCCGGATGGCAAGCCGATTACTTATGTGAAAAATCGTGACTATCCTGGCTTTGACAAGATTGAAGCAGATTTTGTCATTGACTGTACGGGGTTAATTTCAGACCCGAAAGACAATCCATTGCTAGGAGATATGATCACGCATTACAATCTCGACCTTAATCCTCAAGGACGATTGCACGTTGAGAATAGCTTTGAAATTAAGAAAATGCGGAACGATCGCGCTCGCATGTATGCCGCCGGGATCATCACACTCGGTGGACCTTATGCACCTGTCGATACCTTCCTGGGTTTGCAGTATGCCGCTCATCGAGCCGTGGAAAGTTTGGCACGATTCCGCGCCCCGAATGTGCGATTTATTGTCGGATTGCGATCGGTGTTTCAATGGCTCAAATGGTCAGCAAATCAAGCACCTTAG
- a CDS encoding protein kinase, whose protein sequence is MSQLLSPQQCIQTTMGLSCQIEELLGSGTQGEVYRARLSDRSVALKWFHSYYIHQDFGLLERLNEIVHLEAPNDQFLWPFAIVTSPETSGFGYVMQLREGGYLSTVDLVKRRVKLSFRVLSTIGLELADSFLQLHSRGLCYRDISLNNVYFHPHSGKVLIGDNDNVTIDGSTSGGVLGTPDFMAPEVVRREALPSQQTDRYSLAVLLFCLLHNHHPLYGKKVLDISCLDLPARMRICGTDPVFIFDPNNLSNAALPEAHLIEAGANAIEFWSIYPQFLKALFVQSFTIGLRDPREGRVRESLWRSTMVKLRDSIFYCPHCEAENFYDIESFRSAVAKHCWRCEQPLEVPARMRLDSGAMVMLNFDTLLYPHHLDRDCPYDFSQPAARVIPRFDQNQLILQNLSDVSWKVFGTSQDIQPLQMLPLESGLKIHFGNTIAEIRL, encoded by the coding sequence ATGAGCCAGCTTTTATCACCGCAGCAGTGCATTCAAACCACAATGGGTCTATCCTGCCAGATTGAAGAATTGCTGGGCAGCGGGACTCAGGGCGAAGTCTATCGAGCACGATTGAGCGATCGATCTGTTGCACTCAAATGGTTTCACTCCTACTACATTCATCAGGATTTCGGATTGTTAGAGCGTCTGAATGAGATTGTTCATTTAGAAGCTCCGAATGATCAGTTTCTTTGGCCCTTTGCGATCGTCACTTCTCCAGAGACTTCCGGTTTCGGCTATGTGATGCAGCTTCGAGAGGGAGGCTATCTTAGCACTGTTGACTTAGTAAAACGTAGAGTGAAGCTGAGCTTTCGAGTGCTATCCACGATCGGGCTAGAGTTGGCAGATAGCTTTCTCCAGCTTCACAGCCGAGGATTGTGCTACCGAGATATTTCACTTAACAATGTTTACTTTCATCCTCACTCTGGAAAAGTTTTGATCGGAGATAACGATAATGTGACGATCGATGGTTCTACGAGCGGTGGAGTGCTCGGCACACCCGACTTTATGGCTCCAGAGGTCGTTCGTCGAGAAGCATTACCGAGTCAGCAAACCGATCGCTATTCACTCGCAGTGTTATTGTTCTGCTTACTACACAATCACCATCCGCTTTACGGCAAAAAAGTATTAGATATTTCTTGCTTGGATTTACCCGCTCGGATGCGGATTTGTGGAACTGATCCAGTATTCATCTTTGATCCGAACAATTTATCGAATGCAGCACTTCCAGAGGCTCATTTGATCGAAGCGGGAGCCAACGCGATCGAGTTTTGGTCAATCTATCCGCAGTTCTTGAAAGCGCTGTTCGTTCAGTCTTTTACGATCGGGCTTCGCGATCCAAGAGAGGGCAGAGTGCGCGAAAGTTTATGGCGATCGACGATGGTAAAACTGCGGGATTCGATCTTTTACTGTCCGCACTGTGAAGCTGAGAACTTTTACGACATTGAAAGCTTTAGAAGCGCGGTAGCAAAACACTGCTGGCGATGTGAGCAACCGCTAGAAGTTCCAGCCAGAATGCGACTCGATTCTGGAGCAATGGTGATGTTGAACTTTGATACGCTGCTGTATCCGCATCATCTCGATCGCGATTGTCCTTACGATTTTTCTCAACCTGCGGCGCGAGTGATCCCCCGCTTCGATCAAAATCAACTGATTCTGCAAAATCTATCTGATGTTTCCTGGAAAGTATTCGGAACATCACAAGACATCCAACCGCTCCAAATGTTGCCGCTCGAATCTGGCTTAAAGATTCACTTCGGTAACACGATCGCAGAAATTCGACTGTAA
- a CDS encoding protein kinase, translating into MKPEIAPGTIIHKRYRIHSVLGQGGLGRTYLAFDIERFEERWVLKEFAPNGISLQSLPKARELFYREAKILYQIKHPQIPEFSAFFEEQERLFLVQQFIEGETYAKMLYQRLAHNQVFSEAEVIQLLKALLPVLGTVHAQGILHRDVSIDNMMLSHGMPVLIDFGVGTQAALNQVPTSFVGKHGYAPFEQLSEGRCSPSSDLYALAVSAIVLLSGRQPSHLLAAMNGHAAWRSSITVSDTFAQILARMLAFLPEERYQSADAVLDALQSIKVPSTNLSTHSEFPINAEVFTSMPDLPGGAMATRPLHFIWICDCSESMAIDGKIQALNTAIEEVIPHMKAAADDNPNAQVLLRAIRFSSGAEWIIPEPTPIESFRWNPLTAKGDTDLAAALHQVAEQLKAPPMNTRALPPVLVLISDGQPTDDYIAGLNALFDQFWGRKAIRVAIAIGRDADYEVLQQFIGHSNLKPLRANNPEALVRQIKWASTAVLKAASAPASFAKDGSLNSLPIPLSNPSPVLSGMYHDRW; encoded by the coding sequence ATGAAACCAGAAATTGCCCCCGGAACGATCATTCACAAACGCTATCGAATTCACTCTGTGCTTGGACAAGGTGGACTCGGACGCACGTATCTTGCCTTTGATATCGAACGCTTTGAAGAACGCTGGGTGCTCAAGGAATTTGCTCCAAACGGTATCAGTCTTCAAAGCTTACCCAAGGCGCGAGAACTGTTTTATCGAGAAGCAAAAATCTTGTATCAAATCAAGCATCCTCAAATTCCTGAGTTTTCTGCTTTTTTTGAAGAACAGGAACGATTGTTTTTAGTGCAGCAGTTCATAGAGGGTGAGACTTACGCAAAAATGCTCTATCAGCGGTTAGCTCACAATCAAGTGTTTTCAGAAGCAGAAGTAATTCAATTGCTCAAAGCTCTGCTTCCAGTATTGGGCACTGTTCATGCTCAAGGAATTTTGCATCGGGATGTGTCGATCGATAATATGATGCTGTCTCACGGGATGCCTGTATTGATTGATTTCGGAGTCGGTACACAAGCCGCACTCAATCAAGTTCCTACTTCGTTTGTAGGAAAACATGGCTACGCACCGTTTGAACAATTGAGTGAAGGACGTTGTTCGCCGAGTAGTGATCTCTATGCGTTGGCAGTCAGCGCGATCGTACTTCTGAGCGGACGACAACCGAGTCATTTACTTGCAGCGATGAATGGTCATGCCGCTTGGCGATCGAGCATTACGGTCAGTGATACTTTTGCTCAGATTCTTGCGCGAATGTTGGCGTTTTTGCCCGAAGAGCGTTATCAATCTGCGGATGCTGTCCTTGATGCGCTGCAATCGATCAAAGTTCCTTCGACGAATCTATCGACGCATTCTGAATTTCCGATCAATGCTGAGGTGTTTACATCGATGCCCGATCTTCCGGGTGGCGCAATGGCGACGCGACCGTTGCACTTTATTTGGATTTGTGATTGTTCTGAATCAATGGCGATCGATGGCAAAATTCAGGCTTTGAATACAGCGATCGAAGAAGTGATTCCACACATGAAAGCCGCTGCCGATGACAATCCTAATGCTCAAGTCCTATTACGGGCGATTCGGTTTTCATCGGGTGCAGAATGGATCATTCCAGAACCCACCCCGATCGAATCTTTTCGCTGGAATCCGCTTACAGCAAAAGGCGATACTGATTTAGCTGCCGCGCTTCATCAAGTTGCAGAGCAGTTAAAAGCGCCTCCGATGAATACTCGTGCACTGCCGCCTGTGTTGGTGCTGATTTCGGATGGACAGCCGACGGATGACTATATCGCGGGCTTGAATGCGTTGTTCGACCAGTTTTGGGGACGTAAAGCGATTCGAGTTGCGATCGCCATCGGTCGCGATGCAGATTACGAAGTTCTACAGCAGTTTATTGGACATTCCAATCTCAAACCACTGCGAGCAAACAATCCCGAAGCGTTAGTGCGACAGATTAAATGGGCTTCGACCGCCGTTCTCAAAGCCGCTTCTGCACCTGCAAGCTTTGCAAAAGATGGATCGCTCAATAGTCTTCCGATTCCGTTATCTAACCCTTCTCCGGTTCTCAGTGGTATGTATCACGATCGTTGGTAA
- a CDS encoding FHA domain-containing protein produces MYRLTLEWQEDNRNCSQTVSSQDQTKQGGTIRIGRDRERCDLVLHHPDRSIERTVSGLHIELFWNEAAQQIYLRNMTRDRIPPNPVVVDGQTVIDQELPIAENSKIKLGKMTLRVKLLQIDSQQTPQKEAVQAPRFVCKCTNPKGAHILPADYSLLTCHCGYQVLGATMIDYVIPQA; encoded by the coding sequence ATGTACCGCCTTACTTTGGAATGGCAGGAAGACAATCGCAACTGTTCACAAACCGTATCATCCCAAGATCAAACAAAACAGGGTGGAACGATTCGGATCGGACGCGATCGAGAACGTTGTGATCTCGTGTTACACCATCCCGATCGCAGCATCGAAAGAACGGTTTCCGGTCTGCACATTGAACTGTTCTGGAATGAGGCAGCCCAGCAGATTTATCTTCGGAATATGACTCGCGATCGCATTCCACCGAATCCCGTAGTTGTTGATGGACAAACTGTAATTGATCAGGAGCTTCCGATTGCAGAAAACAGCAAAATTAAACTCGGAAAAATGACACTTCGAGTGAAGCTTCTTCAAATAGACTCACAGCAAACTCCACAGAAGGAAGCGGTTCAAGCCCCTCGATTTGTTTGCAAATGTACAAATCCTAAAGGCGCACATATTCTTCCGGCTGATTATTCGTTACTTACCTGTCACTGCGGCTATCAAGTGCTCGGTGCCACGATGATCGATTACGTCATTCCTCAGGCTTAA